In Bacteroidota bacterium, a single window of DNA contains:
- a CDS encoding 3-dehydroquinate synthase: MTDINGLESVYFFDSVSDLNLFIQKQNSSQINFLCDSNTYQYCFLPYFNSNTYSVITIAPGDHNKNPQQLFFVCEELLKLHADRDALLINLGGGMVCDLGGMTASIFKRGIRFINIPTTTLAMADAALGGKTGINLGLVKNALGTFHHANSVCIATDFIKTLPQREHISGFAEIIKMLLLFDCKEWNKIAQHPAIPAADNPLLSGYIKAALAAKGKIVQQDPFEKGIRKSLNYGHSIGHAIEAVYNEKSDTLLHGEAIFWGIQLENLVANQMGIMSSEWAVNINSTLSQIFPLPTQINKIDKIIESLRNDKKNKDEKIQMTLLKEPGLFVINVEVPLDIVKHTLKHFNNL, translated from the coding sequence ATGACGGATATCAACGGTTTGGAATCTGTTTATTTTTTTGATTCTGTATCAGATTTAAACCTATTTATACAGAAGCAGAATAGCTCACAAATCAATTTTCTGTGCGATTCAAACACCTACCAATATTGCTTCCTACCCTATTTTAACAGTAACACATATTCGGTCATCACTATTGCACCGGGTGACCACAACAAAAACCCGCAACAATTATTCTTTGTTTGTGAAGAATTACTCAAACTACACGCTGACAGAGATGCGCTGCTCATTAATCTTGGGGGCGGCATGGTTTGCGACCTTGGTGGAATGACCGCTTCGATTTTCAAAAGAGGTATCCGATTTATCAATATCCCAACAACCACGCTTGCAATGGCAGATGCAGCATTAGGAGGCAAAACCGGAATCAACTTAGGCTTGGTTAAGAATGCTTTGGGAACTTTCCATCATGCCAATAGTGTATGCATTGCAACAGATTTTATTAAAACTTTACCCCAAAGAGAACACATATCAGGTTTTGCCGAAATAATAAAAATGCTCCTGCTATTTGATTGCAAAGAGTGGAACAAAATTGCACAACACCCCGCCATTCCTGCTGCTGACAATCCTCTCCTATCCGGCTACATCAAAGCTGCCTTGGCTGCAAAAGGAAAAATCGTACAACAAGACCCATTTGAAAAAGGAATACGCAAATCACTTAACTACGGACACAGCATAGGGCATGCTATTGAAGCCGTGTACAATGAAAAATCAGATACACTGCTGCATGGTGAGGCAATATTTTGGGGCATACAATTAGAAAATTTAGTAGCCAATCAGATGGGTATAATGTCGAGCGAATGGGCGGTAAATATTAATTCTACTTTATCTCAAATATTCCCACTTCCTACACAAATCAACAAGATTGATAAGATTATTGAAAGTTTGCGCAACGATAAAAAAAACAAAGACGAAAAAATTCAAATGACTTTGCTAAAAGAACCGGGATTATTTGTCATCAATGTAGAAGTTCCCCTTGATATTGTAAAGCATACACTCAAACACTTCAACAATCTATGA
- a CDS encoding 3-phosphoshikimate 1-carboxyvinyltransferase, producing MSNAILKYHKSLSKDFEINVPLSKSIYNRLLILKKLYFPNLVLLNKSDSNDSILLENLLTQSFNNTTLEAQDAGTVFRFLTALLAISPSNCLLTGTSRMKERPIAGLVEMLQNIGAQITYEETHGFPPLRINGKPLTGGITLKTENKQSSQFYSAMAMIAPAFSKGLTLVLPENLGSKPYWDMTLKCMEQLRIPFTRQDELQFFFPHFEKNTSIIEYETERDWSAASFFILLPLLIRDLNITINGLSVNSIQGDSAFIIKYANALGLGFKPAQKGIRFFNNKQITHLSHLDFADSPDLSMNFIVVLALLQHDCIFSGLESLALKESNRSSALQKELKKSGIRFYQDGKNWRLETKDIHIPQVIEFDTYEDHRIAMALSYFALFAHIQINQPEVVSKSFPNFWIEAAKTGIQSSN from the coding sequence ATGAGCAACGCTATCCTGAAATATCACAAAAGCCTTTCCAAGGATTTTGAAATTAATGTGCCGCTATCAAAAAGTATCTATAACCGTCTTCTTATTCTCAAAAAACTCTATTTCCCAAATCTTGTTTTACTGAACAAATCCGACTCCAATGACAGTATATTGTTAGAGAATCTTCTGACTCAATCTTTTAATAATACAACACTTGAAGCTCAAGATGCCGGAACGGTCTTCAGATTTTTAACTGCATTGTTAGCAATTTCTCCATCAAATTGTTTGTTAACCGGCACTTCCAGAATGAAAGAGCGACCTATTGCAGGTTTGGTTGAGATGTTACAAAACATAGGCGCACAAATAACTTATGAAGAAACGCACGGATTTCCACCGTTGAGAATCAATGGAAAACCTTTGACAGGAGGTATTACTCTAAAAACAGAAAATAAGCAAAGCAGTCAATTTTATTCTGCAATGGCAATGATTGCCCCCGCTTTCTCCAAAGGTCTTACCCTTGTTTTGCCTGAGAACTTGGGTTCAAAACCATATTGGGACATGACGCTCAAATGTATGGAGCAGCTTCGCATACCCTTTACCCGGCAAGATGAATTACAATTTTTCTTTCCTCATTTTGAAAAAAATACAAGTATAATTGAGTATGAAACTGAACGCGATTGGAGCGCTGCATCTTTTTTCATTTTGCTACCTTTATTGATTCGCGACTTGAATATTACGATTAACGGACTATCCGTCAACAGCATACAAGGAGATAGCGCTTTTATTATCAAATATGCGAACGCTCTCGGCTTGGGCTTCAAACCAGCCCAAAAGGGAATCAGATTTTTTAATAATAAACAAATCACACACTTATCACACTTAGATTTTGCTGACTCTCCTGATTTAAGTATGAATTTTATTGTGGTGCTGGCATTATTGCAACATGATTGTATATTCTCAGGCTTGGAATCATTGGCACTCAAAGAGAGCAACCGCAGTTCAGCACTGCAAAAAGAATTGAAAAAATCCGGAATACGATTTTATCAAGACGGGAAAAATTGGCGATTAGAAACAAAAGACATCCACATTCCTCAGGTGATTGAATTTGACACCTACGAAGACCACAGAATAGCTATGGCTCTGAGTTATTTTGCTTTGTTTGCACATATTCAAATCAATCAGCCGGAGGTTGTCAGCAAATCCTTTCCAAATTTCTGGATAGAAGCTGCAAAAACAGGAATTCAATCATCAAATTAA
- a CDS encoding DUF4835 family protein has product MKSILNRIFLLLFLGTSFVSQAQDMNFNVNVISTQVQLSDKSIFTSLQNSVIQFLNGRKWSKDRFLQQERIMVNMIIEVTSYDPGSNSMIANIQLQSLRPVYKSGYTSMLTNFREEGVSFTYQAFQSMDFQENSNVYNLTGILAYYAYIIMGIDYDSFGELAGTPYYQQAKSILDASQSIQGWRPNDGVRDKNRYYLLDNLLNDRFKPLRLTIYQYHRKGLDIMYKDVEAGRKEIEESLKNIQDLCRSQPNSMMIRNFFLVKHNEIIEIYKQATVAEKNRIIDMLKKMDVANAGEYDKIRQS; this is encoded by the coding sequence ATGAAAAGCATTTTAAACCGCATATTTTTACTTCTGTTTTTGGGGACATCCTTTGTTTCACAGGCACAGGACATGAACTTTAATGTCAATGTCATATCCACACAAGTTCAACTCAGCGATAAAAGTATTTTTACAAGTCTTCAAAATTCCGTAATCCAGTTCCTTAATGGCAGAAAATGGAGCAAAGACCGTTTTTTGCAACAAGAGCGTATCATGGTCAATATGATTATTGAAGTAACCTCGTATGATCCCGGCTCAAATTCGATGATAGCTAACATTCAGTTGCAAAGCCTCAGACCTGTTTACAAATCAGGCTATACATCCATGTTAACCAACTTCCGAGAAGAAGGAGTTTCTTTTACATATCAAGCCTTTCAGTCCATGGATTTTCAGGAGAATAGCAATGTCTATAATCTGACAGGGATATTGGCTTATTATGCCTATATTATTATGGGAATCGACTATGACAGTTTTGGCGAACTTGCGGGAACCCCCTATTACCAACAAGCCAAGAGCATTCTGGATGCTTCTCAAAGTATTCAAGGTTGGCGTCCGAATGACGGAGTACGAGACAAGAACAGATATTATTTGTTGGACAACTTGCTTAATGATCGTTTCAAACCTTTGCGACTGACCATTTATCAATACCATAGGAAAGGGCTTGACATCATGTATAAGGATGTGGAAGCCGGACGTAAGGAGATTGAAGAATCTCTCAAAAATATTCAGGATTTGTGCAGAAGCCAACCCAATTCAATGATGATACGTAATTTCTTCTTGGTTAAACACAACGAAATCATTGAAATTTATAAGCAGGCTACAGTTGCAGAAAAGAACAGAATTATTGACATGCTCAAAAAGATGGATGTAGCCAATGCCGGAGAATATGACAAAATCAGGCAGTCATGA